The proteins below come from a single Leptidea sinapis chromosome Z, ilLepSina1.1, whole genome shotgun sequence genomic window:
- the LOC126978918 gene encoding uncharacterized protein LOC126978918, whose translation LPNEGDREPPDLTGILPASRWAPPCIPLDLSLAEYEVLVIKAEALLRNHIVANNYDSVNNILTFYDTYKKARKPLVNVFREYTPQIVDKKYTCVGLSLQLIEKWSELDAEYFGFNEAAGLLSCEEAVSDVDSYVLIDEGPETVLTSEKEHVMVGVRISIDGRLGIMIADPGYHVGRIVTVMTDRLYPHTGWFTQVPEPDNKKEYVYFYNIDNINYIEWHEKQTKGEKIKKITSLIYAAQPYLSAINVTERRNLVYNFRSMISRDLKGRLAAGIYFPVNKPGLDTKFTMFFHHEGKHRKAKYKFSSILDHKNNQELLDEVNICNVSMNNEDGYLQRALTRIARMLCDSSFVRQMLEINDAITN comes from the exons CTTCCCAACGAGGGCGATCGCGAGCCGCCCGATCTGACCGGAATCTTGCCGGCCTCTCGATGGGCACCACCGTGTATACCATTGGATCTTTCGCTCGCTGAATATGAAGTACTTGTCATTAAAGCCGAAGCTTTACTTCGGAACCATATAGTTGCAAATAATTATGACTCTGTAAATAATATTCTAACTTTCTACGACACATATAAAAAAGCCAGGAAACCCCTGGTTAACGTTTTCAGGGAGTATACTCCGCAGATTGTTGACAAGAAATATACCTGCGTTGGGTTAAGTCTTCAATTGATCGAAAAATGGAGTGAACTAGATGCGGAATACTTCGGGTTCAACGAAGCAGCGGGTCTTTTGTCATGCGAGGAAGCAGTATCAGATGTCGATAGTTATGTGCTAATAGACGAAGGCccagaaaccgttttaacttcGGAAAAAGAGCATGTGATGGTCGGGGTTAGGATCTCTATCGATGGAAGGCTTGGAATAATGATAGCTGACCCAGGCTACCACGTTGGTAGGATTGTCACAGTTATGACCGATAGACTATATCCCCATACAG ggTGGTTCACTCAGGTCCCAGAGCCAGATAACAAAAAGGAATATgtatatttctataatatagATAACATCAACTATATTGAATGGCATGAGAAGCAGACAAAAGGGGAGAAAATCAAGAAAATAACATCTTTAATATATGCAGCTCAGCCCTACCTCTCAGCAATAAATGTTACTGAGAGAAGGAACTTGGTTTATAACTTTAG GAGCATGATTAGCCGTGACCTGAAGGGTAGATTAGCAGCCGGCATATATTTTCCAGTGAATAAACCTGGACTAGATACTAAATTTACGATGTTTTTCCATCATGAAGGAAAACATCGTAAAGCAAAGTATAAGTTCAGTAGCATCCTGGATCAT AAGAACAACCAAGAATTGCTTGACGAAGTTAACATTTGCAATGTTAGTATGAACAACGAGGATGGTTATCTGCAACGAGCATTAACTAGAATTGCAAGAATGCTCTGTGACTCATCGTTTGTGAGACAAATGTTAGAGATCAATGACGCTATCACAAATTAG